GAAGGGATGAGACCGCCCGCTTAGCTCCGAAACCTCTCTTACCTGAGGCACGGGTCATATCAATAATCATGCCTCCGTGGTGCTTAACACATTCTCGCACGTAGCCACGATTGTCCACCACCTTcaaagaatacaaaaataaaGTTAACGTTACAGGGGAGCGGAAGGGGAGGCAAGAACAGAGATTTATGCTGCTGGAAACTTGCTAATCACAAAATAGCTGGACCACCACCCGTTCCTAAAAATGGGAAGTGTACCAttctccccactcccaccccagcATCTGGAAGTGGTTATCGGATTTGTGATACAACAGTTATTTCTGCTCTTTGTGGCATGGTTTTGTTGTGTCTatcccatgcacacacacacacacacttgttgcTTACAACATTTGGTCTTCAGGCAGCCCTATCCCGAGATCATTAGAGTAGTCTagccagaggggaggggccgtggctcagtggtagagcgccctgctcggcatgcagaaggtctcaggttcgatccccggcatctccagttaaagggaccaggcaagtaggtgatggaaagacctcctgagaccctggagagctgctgcctgtcctagacaatactgacttcgatggaccaagggtctgattcagtataaggcagcttcgtgcgttcGTGTGTTCAaattccaggtggggtctggagatctggaattgctgttgatctccaggcaacagagattagctcccctggagaaaatggccgctttggagggagggaggtctCTACGGCATTatgcccgccctccccaggtccACCCCactaaacctccaggaatttcccaatccagagctggcaacccgatctAGCCCCAAAAGTGGCATCCGGTTCACCGCAAGAACACAGCAGGAGGAGAAAGCTATACTTACTGTGCTAGGAACATAAAGGTAGGCTGGTTTGTTGCAGCTGAAATCTGGGGAGATGGCGTACGGTGGCACACCGGGTCTGTGGACAACACAAGAGATTACCCTACATTTGCAAAGGCTCCGTCCCTGTAGTAGTGGGGAATTGGGAACACTGGAATACGTCCTTAGTTATTATAATGAGGATCAGGTGAAGATACTAGATCCTCTTCTGAGAAAgagtactggttatcctgaatccCGTAGAGTCGATGTCCTTCTTAAGGACGAATTGCCTCGGGTAACAAAGCTGGTGCCCATTAGTTTTGTAAAATAGTATATAATTTCCGGAAATTCAATCCGAAATGAAAAGGTGTTTGGCATTATCGGTCGTTTAAATTTACACTCGTTAGcttttaatcattttaaaggtATTAACGTTTTGTATTCTGCGTTGTGTTTTAACCAAATGTTTTATACTACTGAAACGGGTACGGCCAGCATCATTGAAGAATCCAACCTCAGCATCCTGGACCGCTGCTGGGACTTTGCCTTGACTCCAGTTACTGAAGAGCAAGCCTGAGTTATAAATTCTCTTCTTTTTGTCCGCTAGGAAGttaatcccccacccccccgaagAACATTTGCTTTGACAGATCCATCTTGTGATTCACATCGCAATGCAGCATTCAGGCTTCTGAATTTCCACTCTTCTAGAAAGCAGGATCACGGTACGAATTCAGGAAATCAGGTAATCCAGGGTCCGAACACTGAGGACGAACGCTCACATGCGGTCGTTGCCATCTGAGTCTGCTTTACTTACCTGTAGGAGAAAGCCATGTTGCGGTCCTCCTAGGTCTTGGCAGGTCCCAGACTTGACTGTTTTGGCTTTTTTAGTCCAAAGATACTAGCGGTGATCTCACAATAGCCTGTGCTTGAAGGCCATTGGCTAGTTTGGCGCACAGTGTCGTCCTCTGCCCTGTGATGCGGAGGCGCATTATGAGCTGGAACCGGTTGAAGACAAATCACGCCGTAGCTCACCTTGACGTTGCATCGTGGTTCCGGTTTACTGTCAGGTCCTACTTGTAGCTTTGCGGAGACTCGGATAGATGGACTGGAGGGATCTTCATGCCTTCCGGGTTACAAAGGCCAAACACGCTGATAGCATGCGTAATTTGTACTGGGGAGGAGGGAACGTAGCTCCTTCCGCTTCatgtgcggaaggtcccaggttttaaCCCCCTGCAcatccagttcaaaggatcaggcagtagatgataCAGAACTTCGACTCTGGAAAGcctatatcctgaaaatcttgttggtttctaaggtgttgCCGGACTCAATTCTAGGGACCAACTGGAAATAAATCTCGGCAACCAAAGTGTACTCCCATGTACACTGTAGCCGACCAATCTATGAAACTTGAGTGGCATAACTGGAAGTTGAGGCTGCTAATTCaggaccactacaccacgctggctcccctaaTGAAATATATCGGTCTCTGCTTAAGTGAAGCTTGGTCCCAATagaccaatggttcccaaacatttcgggccaccacccccttggttccacaaactcaaccccagcgccccctaccctatccaacacagttgaaggggcccagctgtagcgcccccctgctgcccccttgcctcttagtgcccccctaggtaatcccaccgccccccagcgggtggtactgcccactttgggaaccactgcaatagACAAACATGTTAAACAGTTAAACACGTTTAACTGAGGGCCAAAGCCCATCTAATGATCAGTCATGtgtaactttttttggggggtgggggctgttgtTTCACGAATGTTTACCAATGCCATAACTGGCAACAGACGTCGTTCCTTCCTATAGCTCTGCTGTTAAAAATCTTGCCCCAACATGGAGGAAAATAATCTGGGTATTCCTTTTATTTGCATGACCCCCTTTTCTGAGACTTTTAGACCACCTTCCCAGTCCTTTGGATCACTCCTTCCCACTCCTACTGAAATTTCGAGAGACCTTCGCCACAGCGGATTCCCCAGAATTCACCATTAATTTGACTTCCAAGGAGATTTTGCTCGCGCAATTGTCACGTTGAAGGGTTCTGGGACAAATGTCCAGGCTTCCCTCGGCAAGGATCACTGCGGGAAAGCGTGTGGAATTGGAAAGGGAGCAGTCTATACAATTCCAAAAATAGATATTCTATCATCGAACTCTCAGCAGGTCAGTATTAAGCGCGAGAGACCATTTTATAACTTTGCATCTTTTATTCACatactacctctcccccccacccgaaaaAAACCCCATATTTTTTGGCGGTACCATATGCTAGGAAGAGTCTTTGGAACAAGAGGAAAGACACGAACAAGCTTTTGGAACTCTGGAGTTCCTTCCAGTATGtaacaaaacacaacaaaaaccgGGACTTCAACATACTGTCCGGCCAACAGGTACAACTCTGATAGTTAACATCGACAGAATATATTTGCACTTTGATACTGGAGCATTGCGAAAAGCTTTGGCATACCTGGcataaaagaacaacaacaacaaaatgcctCCCATGCTAAAGGATATTTCAAaccaaaaacaaatacaaaaaatgAATGTTGATTATGTgcaaatacaaacatacaaagctACACGGAtacaaaagtttttttaaaaaatgaaatactgccTTGGTCAAGTCATTGAATATCTTCAACCATGAAATAAGCCACTGactggcaattaaaaaaacaacaaccacgttGCATAAAACCTATTCGTTCTTGCTGGGCTTATTCCTCTCGTACCCGTTATGGAATCCCTTTGTACCATCGGGGCCTCTCGGTAAACGCAAGACCCCAACCGGCAACCCGCCCGCATTCTGTATTTTGGGGCTGAGCACCGGGCTACCGACTGGACTTTTCTCTTGCGTCAGAGTCTGAGCTTGCCGCCTCCTCTGAACCCACGGGCTACTCGAGGGGGTGACGCTGCTGTCCGACGAATAATCCGCACACCACCTCGACGTTTCGGGACTGGTGCTGAGGCTGAGCCTGCCGTCCTCGGCCAGCGGAGACATCCTGGAACCTTTACGCAGGGAAGAGGGGCTGTTCCAAGGACTCGACCTCGGGGAGACGTTCGGGCTCAGGTGACTGTTCTGGTAGGTGGTGGGGCTCAACGTGTTTGAGGCGCCGCTTCTGCGACCCGACATGGGGGACGTCGGATCACTCTCTGGCTCGGAGGAGCTGTTGGCCGAAGATTCGTCGCCAACGTACTGAAGTTCTTCCACTCTCTTGTTCATTGACCGTGTTTTGGTAAGGACCTTGCTGGGATCTTCCTCGCGGGTCTTGTCTTTCAGAACTTTCTTCTTAGGTGGCTTCATAGCAATGAGAACCACCTTCATGTCCGTTTCATTGTCCATAACGCACATTGACTCATGCGCTTTTATGGCGGCGTCCACCTCTTCGAACTCTACGATGGCGCATTCCTTTGTTCCGACTTGGCTGTATTGGCTGCTGAACCTCTTGATATCTGGAGGAAGGTTTCTACCGGGCTTGAGAATGCGAACTGAGGAGATGATCCCAAATTTGACAAAAGCTTTAAGAAGATTTTCCATCATCTTCTCCTGAACGCATCCGTTCTCCTGCCTTTCATCCTCTGCATGGAGATCGGAAGCCGGGTGGATATCATAGATGAGCAGCATTTTGCTGGGGAGATTCTCGCTAGGAAATACTGGAACGGGAGTGTTCCTTCGAACTTTTCTGTTGTCTTCGTTCAGCTCTAAGACCTCAGAGTATTTCAGGGCATATGATGTAGTTCTCCAATCGCGTGTCAGATGCTTTACCTAGAAGAAACAGCAGCATTTTCAGAACATCAGAAATTTTATTTACTTCGCTTACacctcttctttctccccaatagagGCACAAGGTGGCTAACataattctctcctccattttatcctcacaaaaacaaccctgcgaggtaggttgggctgagtgtgtgtgactagcccaaggtcacccagcaagcctccattgCAGTGGGGACTTGAATTGTGGAACCGTTAGGGATTTGAATCTCCACACACTCAGGCTAATGTaactcagccagcatggtgtagtggttaagagcggtggtttggagcggtggagtctgatctggagaactgggtttgattccccactcttccacatgagcggtggaggctaacctggtgaactggatttgtttccccaatcctacacatgaagccagttgggtggccttgggctagtcacagctctctcagccccacctacctcacagggtgtcttgtggggagggggagggaaggtgattgtaagccagtttgagtctcccttaagtggtagagaaagtcggcgtttgaaaaccaactcttcttcttcttcttctaactcatGGGTtgatattgtgaggataaaacggaggagcaGAGAGTGATGTTCCAAACTGTTTTGGTTCTTCCTTGGAAAAAATAATAACAGGGAACACATTCCTAAATAAATACGAATGAATAGGCAATAGAGTAGAGCTCCGTGCAAATACTGACtcaaagggcggggggggggggaaagaaacgtGGATGCCACACACCAGCTCGAAACAAAGCTAACCTTTTTGAAAGACGTCAGGAGCTTTACGCTCACGTAGCCCATCTTGTTCCTCCGGACATGCTTCAGAAGGAAGGCGTCTTTCTCTAGGTTTTCGTCCGAGAAGTAATACTCGATCTGGGCCACCAGCTTCACAATCAGCTCGTGGTCAGGAGGCGTCCAGTTGTGGCCGGGGTCATCTCCGTCGTTTTCACCCCCACTGGAACAAGAAAAGAGAGGGAGTTGACCCCACACGCTTCCCTCTTGGATCCGTTTCCCAGTCATCTTTTCTTTGTGCTTGGACGCCCTgccatggttttattttatttctcgaACGGCGTTacttgtagtctgcctttctcactggaactcgAGGAGGATTACACAAAGCGAGTCGACACgatcaaggggagggggcagtCGATAAGTAATGCGTGTAAGTAATGCGTGTCGACGGTTtccaaaggggaaaggaaaaccccccaaaaggactCTACAAGGACTTCACAGATGCTACCAATATGCATCAAAGCCTCCACGGGAGGACAACGGCATTATTCTCCAGGCTgtcaaaaataaaacacagccTGGAAAACAACCCTATTTGGCTGTGACTCATCCGCCGGTGACTCATCCGGGAAGCCAAGGGCCGGCTTGCAGAAAGAGTAATCCAGTGATGTAGTTTGGCTTTCCAAGCAAATTGGTCCAGAGCTCCTTTCCCGAGCACCCCGGCACATGTGGATCCcttgaagggggtgggtggggaggcatCTAACGCCGCTCGCCCCCTTCCCAGGCAACCGTCTCCCAAAATACACAGTGGGTCAGGGATTGCCTGCATCAGCTGAAGGGATAAGAGGCACGGCTATAGAAGCCCTTCCAGATACCAGGCCTTTGAAGCAATGCCCTTCAACCCACTGGCTGGGATGATCGGGTGGGGCATCTTTGGAAGGATCTGACTGCCAATGCATGTGccaagagccctactggatcagaccagtggcccatctagtccagcgtcctaTCTCACTATTTTATTAATAGGGGCATTTGACACACTTATAAGCATGATTGGTTTTTTTCTGAAGCCTGGAAAGTCTGGGTGTTTTCACATATTTGGGGAACCCCTAGAGATAACGTAGCAAGGAGGACGTGGTTGACAAGAGACTGGcctaacacccccacacacacacatgcacagggcGGGGCTAGACCCCCAGGCcgaggacagacagacagacagaccgtcTCAGTGGTccatcatctgcttggcacgcagaaggtcccaagagAGACAGCTTGGCGtagtgggttaagagcagtggtttggagcggtggactctaatctggagaacagggttggtttccccgctcctccacatgaagccagctgggtgaccttgggctggtcacagctctcttagagatctctctgcctcacctacctcacaaggtgtctgtttttaaggtttttaagcagaggttttaaagcagaggctagatggccatctgtcagcaatgctcattctatgaccttaggcagttcatgagagggagggcatcttggccatcttctgggcatggaggaggggtcactgggggtgtgggtggggaaggtagttgtgaatttcctgcattgtgcagggggttggactagatgaccctggtggtcccttccaactctatgattctatgttgtggggaggggaagggaaggcgattgtaagccagtttgatttatccagtgtggcgtagtggttaagagtggtggactctaatctggagaaccgggttggtttcctcgctcctccacatgaagccagctgggtgaccttgggctagtcacagctctcttagccccatctacctcacagggtgcctgttgtggggagggaaggagattgtaagccagttggattcttccttaagtggtagaaaaagtcggcatataaaaaccaactcttcttcttcatcatcagttcCCAGcagaaaggaccaggcaggaggtgatgtgaaagacctctgcccgagaccctggagagcctcttccAGTCTCTTAAATACCGACCTCGGTgggtgggccaagggtctgattcagtataaggcagcttcatgtgcagagGCAACCCGCCTCCTCTGGCTCATTCCCCTCTCTGCTCCACCCCAGCATTGGATTAGATGCTCCGCAGGCTCTCCCCCTCCAGCTAAGTGCCAGATCAGCAGGAGATCCACtccccccccaactc
The Euleptes europaea isolate rEulEur1 chromosome 20, rEulEur1.hap1, whole genome shotgun sequence genome window above contains:
- the LARP6 gene encoding la-related protein 6, with the translated sequence MEEAELAAGGGPVEIRVAAAEEDPGGEEEEREEEARRRGRLSLSPLGGGSCSEDDSGRGCGKSSGGENDGDDPGHNWTPPDHELIVKLVAQIEYYFSDENLEKDAFLLKHVRRNKMGYVSVKLLTSFKKVKHLTRDWRTTSYALKYSEVLELNEDNRKVRRNTPVPVFPSENLPSKMLLIYDIHPASDLHAEDERQENGCVQEKMMENLLKAFVKFGIISSVRILKPGRNLPPDIKRFSSQYSQVGTKECAIVEFEEVDAAIKAHESMCVMDNETDMKVVLIAMKPPKKKVLKDKTREEDPSKVLTKTRSMNKRVEELQYVGDESSANSSSEPESDPTSPMSGRRSGASNTLSPTTYQNSHLSPNVSPRSSPWNSPSSLRKGSRMSPLAEDGRLSLSTSPETSRWCADYSSDSSVTPSSSPWVQRRRQAQTLTQEKSPVGSPVLSPKIQNAGGLPVGVLRLPRGPDGTKGFHNGYERNKPSKNE